A region from the Vicia villosa cultivar HV-30 ecotype Madison, WI linkage group LG3, Vvil1.0, whole genome shotgun sequence genome encodes:
- the LOC131657743 gene encoding uncharacterized protein LOC131657743 — MAASDQTLVCVKQVKQNITDEWDESMPLPGDIIEGFSTENIDVADESFLPPKTSSEFSSQLGKINNCVEFIWIKVRRGDSLLKLQTCIVQQKVSVLRRKYTIQAITDRRHIADLADLTLNQCIELQEMTRRLVNMKEKGFRRDAVKYDWKMKVKTYLPHQNSSVVSSILFMPLVSEHCIDTVTARCMAWFSAAISSGVPLVFVNIQTELIPPKENTISNQQIHYTTQLIHGIRLWFLPGLNEIAIELIPQRNEARFGMEIKRTEEGFVCIYSVTKDTSADRGGLRELHEEATANGFLLVISRLDGESTIPTSVCSDGLVNCCDHAEIKDLLFSAIDQYATIQLHVMAWPNQTRPSPNHSVGFTALLPPERSFTTHPYD, encoded by the exons ATGGCAGCATCTGATCAAACACTTGTTTGTGTAAAACAAGTGAAGCAAAACATAACGGATGAATGGGATGAGAGCATGCCATTACCAGGAGACATCATTGAAGGATTCTCAACAGAAAATATCGATGTTGCCGATGAATCCTTTTTGCCTCCAAAGACTAGTTCAGAGTTCAGTTCACAGCTTGGTAAGATCAACAATTGCGTCGAGTTCATATGGATTAAGGTTAGAAGAGGTGATAGTTTGCTGAAACTTCAGACCTGTATTGTTCAACAGAAAGTTTCTGTTCTTAGAAGGAAGTACACTATACAAGCCATAACAGATCGTAGACATATCGCAGATTTAGCCGATCTAACATTAAATCAGTGCATTGAACTGCAAG AAATGACAAGGCGATTAGTGAATATGAAGGAAAAAGGATTCCGCAGAGACGCGGTGAAATATGATTGGAAGATGAAAGTAAAAACCTATCTGCCTCATCAAAACTCCTCAGTTGTAAGTTCCATTCTATTCATGCCACTCGTCAGTGAGCACTGCATCGATACCGTTACGGCTAGGTGCATGGCCTGGTTTAGTGCAGCAATTTCCTCAGGGGTTCCTCTTGTTTTTGTCAATATCCAAACCGAACTGATACCACCTAAG GAAAATACCATTTCTAACCAACAAATCCATTATACTACTCAACTAATTCATGGTATAAGGTTATGGTTTCTTCCTGGACTAAACGAAATTGCGATAGAATTGATCCCTCAACGAAACGAAGCACGCTTTGGAATGGAAATCAAACGAACGGAAGAG GGCTTTGTCTGCATCTATTCGGTGACGAAGGACACGTCTGCAGATCGCGGTGGGTTAAGAGAGCTCCATGAAGAAGCAACTGCAAATGGTTTTCTTCTCGTAATCTCTCGGTTAGATGGCGAGAGCACAATACCTACGAGTGTTTGTTCTGATGGTCTTGTAAATTGTTGCGACCATGCTGAAATTAAGGACCTTCTCTTTTCTGCAATAGATCAATATGCGACGATTCAACTTCATGTCATGGCTTGGCCAAACCAAACTCGTCCTTCTCCAAATCATTCGGTTGGATTTACTGCTCTCTTACCACCGGAAAGATCGTTCACTACTCATCCCTATGATTAA
- the LOC131657744 gene encoding secreted RxLR effector protein 78-like: MAKREKRKCLALKIDFEKAFDRVSWSYLRYILRKMGFGDKWLKWMLACVFTSSVSVMINGGVTTDFSMEKGLRQGNPLSPFLFVMATEGLTRMVKRGTEIGDYSRFFVNDDVKVDIPQFADDTIILGNGFSMEGILPSGTAAGWDHNY, from the exons ATGGctaaaagagagaagagaaaatgCTTAGCTTTGAAGATTGATTTCGAAAAAGCGTTTGACAGAGTTAGTTGGAGTTATTTAAGATACATTCTACGTAAAATGGGATTCGGAGACAAATGGCTCAAGTGGATGTTGGCTTGCGTTTTCACCAGCTCTGTGTCGGTTATGATTAATGGTGGCGTTACGACGGATTTCTCTATGGAAAAGGGGCTTAGACAGGGAAATCCCTTATCTCCCTTTCTCTTCGTTATGGCCACAGAGGGATTAACTAGAATGGTGAAAAGAGGAACGGAAATCGGTGATTATTCCAGGTTCTTTGTCAACGATGATGTTAAAGTAGATATCCCTCAGTTCGCTGATGACACAATCAttcttggaaatg GATTCTCAATGGAAGGTATACTTCCTTCTGGTACAGCCGCTGGTTGGGATCACAATTATTGA